The Benincasa hispida cultivar B227 chromosome 9, ASM972705v1, whole genome shotgun sequence genome has a segment encoding these proteins:
- the LOC120086722 gene encoding beta-1,2-xylosyltransferase has product MNAKTQALLLKIFFLLFAFNTLTLCIYFTSHSKTSPPTSPHRNPTSEKRFPFLENPHSSKPWPILPSYLPWSHSPVPPRSCEAYFGNGFTHRVDLFKPKPAGKLAGWFRCWYSETLQSSICEGGRVRMWPERIYMSRGGERIEEVIGRKEEMELPEFRSGAFELDGGEERVLADEKFLDRFVPEGEVQRHTMRALFGSFRVVSGSDFECKEWIEEPVLLVTRFEYANLFHTITDWYSAYVASRVVGLPNRPHLIFVDGHCKTTLEETWKALFSSLRYAKNFSGPVCFRHAIFSPLGYETVLFKGLTEGINCHGGSSHDLWLKPDDQKTARLSEFGEMVRAAFGFPVDRQVERPTSIHNILFVRREDYLAHPRHGGRVESRLTNEQEVFDALQNWASNHRECKVNLVNGLFAHMPMKEQLRAIQDASVIIGAHGAGLTHIISALPKTLILEIISSLFRRPHFALIAQWKGLEYHAINLSGSHADPEVVIEHLSRIMTSLGC; this is encoded by the exons ATGAACGCCAAAACCCAAGCTCTGTTACTCAAgatcttcttccttctcttcgCTTTCAACACTCTAACTCTCTGCATTTACTTCACTTCTCACTCCAAAACCTCCCCTCCCACTTCCCCTCATCGGAATCCCACTTCCGAAAAACGCTTCCCCTTCCTGGAAAACCCACATTCTTCCAAGCCCTGGCCCATCTTGCCTTCTTATCTCCCTTGGTCTCACTCCCCTGTCCCTCCCCGTTCCTGTGAGGCCTATTTCGGCAATGGCTTCACCCACCGTGTAGATCTTTTCAAGCCTAAACCCGCCGGAAAACTCGCCGGATGGTTCCGGTGCTGGTATAGTGAAACTCTCCAGAGCTCCATATGTGAGGGGGGGAGAGTGCGAATGTGGCCGGAGAGGATTTACATGTCCCGAGGAGGCGAGCGGATTGAAGAGGTGATCGGAAGAAAGGAAGAGATGGAGTTGCCGGAATTTCGTAGCGGTGCTTTTGAGCTTGATGGCGGCGAGGAGAGGGTTCTTGCCGATGAGAAGTTTCTTGATCGGTTCGTGCCGGAAGGGGAAGTTCAGAGGCACACTATGCGCGCATTGTTTGGATCGTTTCGAGTTGTTTCTGGGAGTGATTTTGAATGCAAAGAG TGGATCGAGGAGCCTGTGCTTCTGGTGACGAGGTTTGAGTATGCAAATCTTTTTCACACTATTACAGATTGGTATAGTGCTTATGTGGCTTCGAGAGTCGTCGGGTTGCCTAATCGACCTCATCTGATTTTCGTCGACGGGCATTGTAAG ACAACTTTGGAAGAGACATGGAAGGCATTGTTTTCAAGTCTAAGATATGCAAAAAATTTCAGCGGACCGGTTTGTTTTCGCCACGCGATCTTCTCGCCTCTTGGATACGAAACTGTGCTATTCAAGGGTCTGACTGAGGGTATCAATTGTCATGGAGGGTCATCTCATGATCTTTGGCTAAAACCTGATGACCAGAAAACTGCTAGATTATCGGAGTTTGGAGAAATGGTTAGAGCAGCTTTTGGTTTCCCAGTTGACAGACAAGTCGAAAGGCCAACTTCAATTCACAACATTCTCTTTGTGCGTCGTGAGGATTATTTAGCGCATCCTCGACATGGCGGTAGGGTTGAATCCAGACTTACCAATGAACAAGAAGTCTTTGATGCTTTGCAGAACTGGGCATCTAATCACAGAGAGTGTAAAGTGAACTTAGTGAATGGGTTGTTTGCGCACATGCCGATGAAGGAACAACTCCGAGCCATCCAAGACGCCTCCGTCATTATCGGGGCTCATGGTGCAGGCCTTACTCACATAATATCTGCCTTACCAAAAACCTTGATCTTGGAAATCATCAGCAGTCTATTTAGAAGGCCTCATTTTGcattgatagctcaatggaaaGGCTTGGAATACCATGCCATCAATCTCTCGGGATCACATGCCGATCCAGAAGTCGTTATCGAACACCTTTCACGCATCATGACGAGCCTTGGATGCTAA